One part of the Sphingopyxis sp. TUF1 genome encodes these proteins:
- the gp17 gene encoding tail completion protein gp17: MRSAEGAVRTRALDLLARDDALAGIVHGVFDGTPPRASAPYVMVGGAEGRDWGTKDRAGREVQLTLVLVGVGEAGGDGAARGIERVVTAMRGAAGAWTIVGARTIRTRFTFAREGGWRHEMIVRCRCLLV; this comes from the coding sequence GTGAGGAGCGCCGAGGGGGCGGTGCGCACCCGCGCACTCGACCTGTTAGCGCGCGACGATGCGCTGGCGGGAATCGTCCATGGCGTTTTCGACGGCACGCCGCCGCGCGCGAGCGCGCCCTATGTGATGGTGGGCGGCGCCGAGGGGCGCGACTGGGGCACGAAGGATCGCGCGGGGCGCGAGGTGCAGCTGACGCTGGTGTTGGTGGGGGTAGGCGAGGCGGGGGGAGACGGCGCCGCCCGCGGCATCGAGCGCGTAGTTACGGCGATGCGCGGGGCAGCGGGCGCCTGGACGATCGTCGGTGCGCGGACGATCCGCACGCGCTTTACCTTTGCCCGCGAGGGCGGTTGGCGGCACGAGATGATCGTGCGATGCCGGTGTCTTTTGGTCTGA
- a CDS encoding phage tail protein yields MTIENGSAFLLKVGDGGAPPTYRTVAGLRTTQLSVNGEGVNVTTKDSGGWRELLSGAGVRSVSVSAAGIFTGSDAEVRLRGHALAGTIDHYELSFESGERMRGRFLVTRLDYAGDYNGERNYTLNLESSGAVVSL; encoded by the coding sequence ATGACGATCGAAAATGGGAGCGCTTTTCTGCTCAAGGTCGGCGATGGCGGCGCTCCGCCCACCTATCGAACCGTGGCGGGATTGCGGACGACGCAATTGTCGGTGAACGGCGAAGGGGTGAACGTCACAACGAAGGATTCGGGCGGGTGGCGCGAACTGTTGTCGGGCGCCGGGGTGCGATCGGTGTCGGTGAGCGCCGCGGGCATCTTTACCGGGTCGGATGCCGAGGTGCGATTGCGCGGGCACGCGCTGGCGGGAACGATCGACCATTATGAGCTGAGCTTCGAAAGCGGCGAGCGGATGCGCGGGCGGTTTCTGGTGACGCGGCTCGACTATGCCGGCGATTATAATGGCGAGCGCAATTACACGCTGAACCTGGAATCGAGCGGCGCGGTGGTGAGCCTGTGA
- a CDS encoding gene transfer agent family protein, with amino-acid sequence MSARANRLRGEAELRIGERMFVLRPSFGALVAAEGELGPLFALVERAADGRLALGELAALFWHCVHDRPAALTREDVGEAVVAQGLAAMTPALRVLLGQILQGR; translated from the coding sequence GTGAGCGCGCGAGCGAATAGGCTGCGCGGCGAGGCGGAGCTGCGGATTGGCGAGCGGATGTTCGTGCTGCGCCCGAGTTTTGGGGCGCTGGTCGCGGCGGAGGGCGAGCTGGGGCCGCTGTTTGCATTGGTCGAGCGCGCGGCGGACGGGCGTCTGGCGCTGGGCGAACTGGCGGCGCTGTTCTGGCATTGCGTGCATGACCGGCCGGCGGCGCTGACGCGCGAGGATGTCGGCGAGGCGGTCGTGGCGCAGGGGCTGGCGGCGATGACCCCGGCGCTGCGCGTTCTGCTGGGGCAGATATTGCAGGGGCGGTGA
- a CDS encoding phage tail assembly chaperone, with protein MTPLLGLMARVAGWRPDDFWAATPADVCAVLAGWIESSGDAGFDRVALSVMMEQFPDG; from the coding sequence GTGACCCCGCTGCTTGGCCTGATGGCGCGCGTCGCGGGGTGGCGGCCTGACGATTTCTGGGCGGCCACGCCCGCTGATGTGTGCGCGGTGCTGGCGGGCTGGATCGAGAGCAGCGGCGATGCAGGGTTCGACCGCGTGGCGCTGAGCGTAATGATGGAGCAATTTCCCGATGGATGA
- a CDS encoding tail tape measure protein, with protein sequence MDEIDEMVVAVRADTGAFRRDIAALREEMRGPLVQGAEEAGDAIARALSRAITTGKLGFEDLKRLAMAVMADIARAAVAGGLGALGGGGSGGLLSLGSSIAMALFGAPGRATGGPVSAGRAYRVGERGPELFVPTASGRIEAAGGAARSIAITVNVQGQAGSDPQRLGQTGRQLARAVRRAVAAGEE encoded by the coding sequence ATGGATGAGATCGACGAGATGGTCGTCGCGGTGCGCGCCGACACCGGGGCGTTCCGGCGCGATATTGCCGCACTGCGCGAGGAGATGCGCGGTCCGCTGGTGCAGGGCGCCGAGGAGGCGGGGGATGCAATCGCGCGGGCGCTGTCGCGTGCGATCACGACCGGCAAGCTCGGGTTCGAAGATCTGAAGCGGCTGGCGATGGCGGTGATGGCGGACATTGCGCGTGCGGCGGTGGCGGGCGGGTTAGGGGCGCTGGGTGGCGGCGGCAGTGGCGGGCTGCTGTCGCTTGGATCGTCGATCGCAATGGCGCTTTTCGGCGCGCCGGGTCGCGCGACGGGCGGGCCGGTGAGCGCGGGGCGCGCCTATCGCGTCGGTGAGCGCGGGCCCGAACTGTTCGTGCCGACCGCGAGCGGGCGGATCGAGGCGGCGGGCGGGGCGGCGCGAAGTATCGCAATCACGGTGAATGTGCAGGGGCAGGCGGGGAGCGATCCGCAGCGGCTGGGACAGACGGGACGGCAGCTGGCGCGCGCGGTACGCCGTGCGGTGGCGGCGGGAGAGGAGTGA